A part of Azospirillum thermophilum genomic DNA contains:
- a CDS encoding autotransporter assembly complex protein TamA, translating into MNRSASAPLLPSALIAAALLAVPAAAGFAQDATAPPAAPPAAPDAQAGEEPAAGRLPYEVELTGVEGDLNDLLRASSSLVELKDDPPPSLIGLERRAESDRDRLQAALRSAGYYDARLDIRIDGDARPADAQPVKVTVAVEPGPLYRIKTVTAATAGGAPLPGDAIDPAEFGLKAGEPARGQLVLDAEGALVGRLVQRGYGYAKVPDRRVVVDHSDRTMDVAYTVDPGPLVRYGETRITGLEGVDEDLVRGRLPWKPGEVYVPAQTDKARQDIAKLEVFDTVRVRLADQPGPDGVTPVEVNVVERKRRFIGAGVTYSTEEGIGANAYWGHRNLFGGAEQLRVGVDVGRVAGSSGGKASTADNLPDLRFNVNFRKPDFLLLKQSLVLNFQVVSDQPPAYDRVATVLSGSLEWQATDRLTLSYGVSGERGRVRTQERTYQTAFVGVPLAAAWNGTDDLLNPTRGYRLSAQVTPWFPAGGDTDRPFTSTLLNGSVYHDIAGDGRYVAAGRIGLGSIVGATLDQIPPDHRFYAGGGGSVRGYGFQKAGPRDRFDDPSGGRSLFEIGAELRIKVTDSIGVVPFVDAGTVYDRAFPDFSEPLRVGTGVGLRYYTDFGPLRVDVGVPLNAAGGDARWQLYLSLGQAF; encoded by the coding sequence ATGAACCGTTCCGCCTCCGCTCCCCTTCTGCCGTCCGCCCTGATCGCCGCAGCGCTGCTCGCCGTGCCGGCGGCGGCCGGCTTCGCGCAGGACGCCACGGCCCCGCCCGCCGCTCCCCCGGCCGCGCCCGACGCCCAGGCCGGGGAAGAGCCGGCCGCCGGCCGCCTGCCCTACGAGGTCGAGCTGACCGGCGTCGAGGGCGACCTGAACGATCTGCTGCGGGCCAGCTCCTCGCTGGTGGAGCTGAAGGACGATCCGCCGCCCTCGCTGATCGGGCTGGAGCGCCGCGCCGAGTCGGACCGCGACCGGCTGCAGGCGGCGCTGCGCTCCGCCGGCTACTACGATGCCCGGCTCGACATCCGCATCGACGGCGACGCCCGGCCGGCCGATGCCCAGCCGGTCAAGGTGACGGTCGCGGTGGAGCCGGGGCCGCTCTACCGCATCAAGACGGTCACCGCCGCCACCGCCGGCGGGGCGCCGCTGCCGGGCGACGCCATCGACCCGGCGGAGTTCGGGCTGAAGGCCGGAGAGCCGGCGCGCGGCCAGCTCGTCCTCGACGCCGAGGGGGCCTTGGTCGGCCGGCTGGTCCAGCGCGGCTACGGCTACGCCAAGGTGCCGGACCGGCGGGTGGTGGTCGACCACTCCGACCGCACGATGGACGTCGCCTACACGGTCGATCCCGGCCCGCTGGTGCGCTACGGCGAGACGCGGATCACCGGGCTGGAGGGGGTGGACGAGGATCTGGTCCGCGGCCGGCTGCCCTGGAAGCCGGGCGAGGTCTATGTCCCGGCCCAGACCGACAAGGCCCGCCAGGACATCGCGAAGCTGGAGGTGTTCGACACGGTGCGCGTGCGGCTGGCCGACCAGCCCGGCCCCGACGGCGTCACCCCGGTGGAGGTCAACGTGGTCGAGCGCAAGCGGCGATTCATCGGCGCCGGCGTCACCTATTCGACCGAGGAGGGCATCGGCGCCAACGCCTACTGGGGCCACCGCAACCTGTTCGGCGGGGCGGAGCAGCTCCGCGTCGGCGTCGATGTCGGGCGGGTGGCCGGCTCCTCCGGCGGCAAGGCCTCGACGGCCGACAACCTGCCGGACCTGCGCTTCAACGTGAATTTCCGCAAGCCGGACTTCCTGCTGCTGAAGCAGTCGCTGGTCCTGAACTTCCAGGTGGTGTCCGACCAGCCGCCGGCCTACGACCGGGTGGCGACCGTTCTCAGCGGATCGCTGGAATGGCAGGCGACCGACCGGCTGACGCTGTCCTACGGCGTCAGCGGCGAGCGGGGAAGGGTGCGCACGCAGGAGCGGACCTACCAGACCGCCTTCGTCGGCGTGCCGCTGGCCGCCGCCTGGAACGGCACCGACGACCTGCTGAACCCGACCAGGGGCTATCGCCTTTCGGCCCAGGTGACGCCCTGGTTCCCGGCCGGCGGCGACACCGACCGGCCCTTCACCTCGACCCTGCTGAACGGCTCGGTCTACCACGACATCGCCGGCGACGGGCGCTATGTCGCTGCCGGCCGGATCGGGCTCGGCAGCATCGTCGGGGCGACGCTCGACCAGATCCCGCCGGACCACCGCTTCTATGCCGGCGGCGGCGGCTCGGTGCGCGGCTACGGCTTCCAGAAGGCCGGGCCGCGCGACCGCTTCGACGACCCCTCCGGCGGCCGGTCGCTGTTCGAGATCGGGGCGGAGCTGCGCATCAAGGTGACGGACAGCATCGGCGTCGTGCCCTTCGTCGATGCCGGCACCGTCTACGACCGCGCCTTTCCCGACTTCAGCGAGCCGCTGCGGGTCGGCACCGGCGTCGGCCTGCGCTACTACACCGACTTCGGCCCGCTGCGGGTCGATGTCGGCGTGCCGCTGAACGCGGCCGGCGGCGATGCCCGCTGGCAGCTCTACCTCAGCCTGGGGCAGGCCTTCTGA
- the typA gene encoding translational GTPase TypA — MNLRNVAIIAHVDHGKTTLVDQLLKQSGSFRENQQVAERAMDSNDLERERGITILAKCTSVLWNDLRINIVDTPGHADFGGEVERILTMVDGVVLLCDAAEGPLPQTKFVLGKALKLGLRPIVVINKVDRSDARPHEVHDEVFDLFASLDASNEQLDFPTLFASGRNGWATTDLENGARETLTPLFELIRDHVPAPRVEEDAPFRMLATTLEANPYLGRILTGRIQSGTVKPNMAIKSLTRDGKLIEQGRITKVLAFRGLERVPVDEAVAGDIVALAGLTQTTVADTICVPEVNEALPAQPIDPPTLAMTFSVNDSPLAGREGDKVTSRMIRDRLYRETEGNVALRVTDTEGGDAFEVAGRGELQLGILIETMRREGFELSISRPRVLFKTDPLNGQRLEPIEEVVIDVDEEFSGTVVQKMAERKGEMIEMRPSGGDKTRIVFHAPSRGLIGYQSEFLTDTRGTGIMNRLFHGYAPYKGPIAARRTGVLISNSDGTAVAYALWNLEDRGPMLIDPGVPVYQGMIVGEHTRGNDLEVNVIKGKQLTNIRTTSKDEAVRLTPPIQMTLEKALSYISDDELVEVTPKSIRLRKRYLDPNERKRHQRAAEAS, encoded by the coding sequence ATGAATCTCCGAAACGTCGCCATCATCGCTCACGTCGACCACGGCAAGACCACGCTGGTCGACCAGCTCCTCAAGCAGTCCGGCTCCTTCCGCGAGAACCAGCAGGTCGCGGAACGCGCCATGGACTCCAACGACCTGGAGCGCGAGCGCGGCATCACCATCCTCGCCAAGTGCACGTCGGTCCTGTGGAACGACCTGCGCATCAACATCGTCGACACCCCCGGCCACGCCGACTTCGGCGGCGAGGTCGAGCGCATCCTGACCATGGTCGACGGCGTGGTCCTGCTGTGCGACGCGGCCGAGGGCCCGCTGCCGCAGACCAAGTTCGTCCTGGGCAAGGCGCTGAAGCTGGGCCTGCGCCCGATCGTCGTCATCAACAAGGTCGACCGCTCCGACGCCCGTCCGCACGAGGTGCATGACGAGGTGTTCGACCTGTTCGCCTCGCTGGACGCCAGCAACGAGCAGCTCGACTTCCCGACCCTGTTCGCCTCGGGCCGCAACGGCTGGGCGACCACGGACCTGGAGAACGGCGCCCGCGAGACGCTGACCCCGCTGTTCGAGCTGATCCGCGACCACGTCCCGGCGCCCAGGGTGGAGGAGGACGCCCCCTTCCGCATGCTGGCCACCACGCTGGAGGCGAACCCGTATCTGGGCCGCATCCTGACCGGCCGCATCCAGTCGGGCACGGTGAAGCCCAACATGGCGATCAAGTCGCTGACCCGCGACGGCAAGCTGATCGAGCAGGGCCGCATCACCAAGGTGCTGGCCTTCCGCGGCCTGGAGCGCGTTCCGGTGGACGAGGCGGTGGCGGGCGACATCGTCGCGCTGGCCGGCCTGACCCAGACCACCGTCGCCGACACCATCTGCGTGCCGGAAGTGAACGAGGCGCTGCCCGCCCAGCCGATCGACCCGCCGACGCTGGCGATGACCTTCTCGGTCAACGACAGCCCGCTGGCCGGCCGCGAGGGCGACAAGGTCACCAGCCGCATGATCCGCGACCGTCTCTACCGCGAGACGGAAGGCAACGTGGCGCTGCGCGTCACCGACACGGAGGGCGGCGACGCCTTCGAGGTGGCCGGCCGCGGCGAACTGCAGCTCGGCATCCTGATCGAGACGATGCGCCGCGAGGGCTTCGAGCTGTCGATCAGCCGTCCGCGCGTCCTGTTCAAGACCGATCCCCTGAACGGCCAGCGCCTGGAGCCGATCGAGGAGGTCGTCATCGACGTCGACGAGGAGTTCTCGGGCACGGTCGTCCAGAAGATGGCCGAGCGCAAGGGCGAGATGATCGAGATGCGGCCGAGCGGCGGCGACAAGACCCGCATCGTCTTCCATGCCCCGTCGCGCGGCCTGATCGGTTATCAGAGCGAGTTCCTGACCGACACCCGCGGCACCGGCATCATGAACCGGCTGTTCCACGGCTATGCCCCCTACAAGGGTCCCATCGCCGCCCGGCGCACCGGCGTCCTGATCTCCAACAGCGACGGCACCGCGGTGGCCTATGCGCTGTGGAACCTTGAGGACCGCGGGCCGATGCTGATCGACCCGGGCGTCCCGGTCTATCAGGGCATGATCGTCGGCGAGCACACCCGCGGCAACGACCTCGAGGTCAACGTCATCAAGGGCAAGCAGCTCACCAACATCCGCACCACCAGCAAGGACGAGGCGGTCCGCCTGACCCCGCCGATCCAGATGACGCTGGAGAAGGCGCTGTCCTACATCTCCGACGACGAGCTGGTGGAGGTGACGCCCAAGTCGATCCGCCTGCGCAAGCGCTACCTCGACCCGAACGAGCGCAAGCGCCACCAGCGCGCGGCCGAGGCGAGCTGA
- a CDS encoding ABC transporter permease: MATTTDDRGSRPLAALRGLLPGFGPAGGAALLLALLIAAPIVAVFAQSVADTGGLWRHMADTVLTDYVVNTLILLGIVGCVTLVAGVAAAWTVTMHAFPGRGVLQWVLLLPLAMPAYVLAYTYTDFLQFAGPLQSWLRALTGWRHGDYWFPDVQTAWGAGFVLSFVLYPYVYVLARAAFLSQSVCVLEASRTLGCTPSGPSGGSPCRSPGLRWPPGSAMR, from the coding sequence ATGGCGACGACCACCGACGACCGAGGCTCCCGTCCCCTTGCGGCCCTGCGCGGCCTGCTGCCGGGCTTCGGGCCGGCCGGCGGGGCGGCGCTGCTGCTGGCGCTGCTGATCGCCGCCCCCATCGTCGCCGTCTTCGCGCAGTCGGTGGCCGACACCGGCGGGCTGTGGCGGCACATGGCGGACACGGTCCTGACGGATTACGTGGTCAACACGCTGATCCTGCTGGGCATCGTCGGCTGCGTCACGCTGGTGGCCGGGGTTGCCGCCGCCTGGACGGTGACGATGCACGCCTTCCCCGGACGCGGCGTGCTGCAATGGGTGCTGCTGCTGCCTCTGGCCATGCCGGCCTATGTGCTGGCCTACACCTACACCGATTTCCTGCAGTTCGCCGGCCCGCTGCAGAGCTGGCTGCGGGCGCTGACCGGATGGCGGCACGGCGACTACTGGTTCCCCGACGTGCAGACCGCCTGGGGGGCCGGCTTCGTCCTGTCCTTCGTGCTCTACCCCTATGTCTACGTGCTGGCCCGCGCCGCCTTCCTGTCGCAGTCGGTCTGCGTGCTGGAGGCGAGCCGGACGCTCGGCTGCACCCCTTCGGGGCCTTCCGGCGGGTCGCCCTGCCGCTCGCCCGGCCTGCGCTGGCCGCCGGGGTCGGCTATGCGCTGA
- a CDS encoding ABC transporter permease, with protein METLADFGAVRYFGIDTFTVGIYRTWFALGSPVAAAQLAAALLLFVLLVMGLERLSRGRMRFHQTTNRYRSLPAPRLSRRGTAVAWGVCLTPPLFGFFLPAGILLWMIGRGGTEITAARFLELTANTVLLGVCGAVLVVGTALLVIHGVRHDRSRMAAQAVKLASLGYATPGTVIAVGILIVMGAANQWLGLSAGALLGGTILGILYGYLIRFFVVAYGPLEAGFAKISPNLEGAARSLGHSPLQVLRRVHLPLLRPSLLSAAMLVFVDVAKELPATMILRPFNFDTLAIEAFRMASTERLDDAALPALVIVLAGLLPVIYLSRTIAASRPGQR; from the coding sequence ATGGAGACGCTGGCCGATTTCGGCGCGGTGCGCTACTTCGGCATCGACACCTTCACGGTCGGCATCTACCGCACCTGGTTCGCGCTGGGCAGCCCGGTGGCCGCCGCCCAGCTCGCCGCGGCGCTGCTGCTGTTCGTCCTGCTGGTGATGGGGCTGGAGCGGCTGTCGCGCGGGCGCATGCGCTTCCACCAGACGACCAACCGCTACCGCAGCCTGCCGGCGCCGCGGCTGTCGCGCCGGGGCACGGCGGTGGCCTGGGGCGTCTGCCTGACCCCGCCGCTGTTCGGCTTCTTCCTGCCGGCCGGGATCCTGCTGTGGATGATCGGCCGCGGCGGCACCGAGATCACCGCCGCCCGCTTCCTGGAGCTGACCGCCAACACCGTCCTGCTGGGGGTCTGCGGCGCGGTGCTGGTGGTGGGGACCGCCCTGCTGGTGATCCATGGCGTGCGCCACGACCGCAGCCGCATGGCGGCCCAGGCGGTCAAGCTCGCCTCGCTCGGCTATGCCACGCCGGGCACGGTGATCGCGGTCGGCATCCTGATCGTCATGGGAGCGGCCAACCAGTGGCTCGGCCTGTCGGCCGGCGCGCTGCTCGGCGGCACCATCCTCGGCATCCTCTACGGCTACCTGATCCGCTTCTTCGTGGTGGCCTACGGGCCGCTGGAGGCCGGCTTCGCCAAGATCAGTCCCAATCTGGAAGGGGCGGCGCGCTCGCTCGGCCACAGCCCGCTGCAGGTGCTGCGCCGGGTGCATCTGCCGCTGCTGCGCCCCAGCCTGCTGAGCGCCGCCATGCTGGTCTTCGTCGACGTGGCGAAGGAGCTGCCGGCGACGATGATCCTGCGCCCGTTCAACTTCGACACGCTGGCGATCGAAGCCTTCCGCATGGCCTCGACCGAGCGGCTGGACGACGCCGCCCTGCCCGCCCTGGTCATCGTTCTCGCCGGCCTGCTGCCGGTGATCTACCTCAGCCGGACCATCGCCGCGTCGCGGCCGGGGCAGCGGTGA
- a CDS encoding Fe(3+) ABC transporter substrate-binding protein: MPVTKIAAGLTFTVAALLSASAAAQEVNVYNSRHYNTDRVIYEEFTKATGIKVNIIEGNHDELIQRMKSEGANSPADLFITVDAGRLAAAAKEGLLAPVTSPALAAVPATLRAPDGAWYGLSSRARVIVYARDRVKPEQVKDYEDLAKPEWKGKVLTRSGTHPYSLALTASMIEAQGEEKTEAWVKGLVANLARPPKGGDTDQIKAVAAGEGDLAIANTYYVGKLMVSEKPEDRAVAEKIGVIFPNQGNRGTHVNLSGAGVVKTAPHPEAARKLLEHLLSPEAQRVFADGNMEFPVNPAVKPHPKLVELGSFKQAEVNAASFAQYTPAALRIMDRAGWK, from the coding sequence ATGCCCGTGACGAAGATCGCCGCCGGCCTGACCTTCACCGTGGCCGCCCTGCTGTCGGCCAGTGCCGCCGCGCAGGAGGTGAATGTCTACAACTCGCGCCACTACAATACCGACCGGGTGATCTACGAGGAGTTCACCAAGGCGACGGGCATCAAGGTCAACATCATCGAGGGCAACCACGACGAGCTGATCCAGCGCATGAAGTCGGAAGGGGCCAACAGCCCGGCCGACCTGTTCATCACCGTGGACGCCGGCCGTCTGGCCGCCGCGGCCAAGGAAGGCCTGCTGGCCCCGGTGACGTCGCCCGCCCTGGCGGCGGTCCCGGCCACCCTGCGCGCCCCGGACGGCGCCTGGTACGGCCTGTCCAGCCGCGCCCGCGTCATCGTCTATGCCCGCGACCGGGTGAAGCCGGAGCAGGTCAAGGACTATGAGGATCTCGCCAAGCCGGAGTGGAAGGGCAAGGTCCTGACCCGCAGCGGCACCCACCCCTACAGCCTGGCGCTGACCGCCTCGATGATCGAGGCGCAGGGCGAGGAGAAGACGGAAGCCTGGGTGAAGGGCCTCGTCGCCAATCTGGCCCGCCCGCCGAAGGGCGGCGACACCGACCAGATCAAGGCGGTCGCCGCCGGCGAGGGCGACCTCGCCATCGCCAACACCTACTACGTCGGCAAGCTGATGGTCTCCGAGAAGCCGGAGGACCGGGCGGTGGCCGAGAAGATCGGCGTGATCTTCCCCAACCAGGGCAACCGCGGCACCCACGTCAACCTCAGCGGCGCCGGCGTCGTCAAGACCGCCCCGCACCCGGAGGCCGCCCGCAAGCTGCTGGAGCATCTGCTGAGCCCCGAGGCGCAGCGCGTCTTCGCCGACGGCAACATGGAGTTCCCGGTCAACCCGGCCGTGAAGCCCCACCCGAAGCTCGTCGAGCTGGGCAGCTTCAAGCAGGCCGAGGTGAACGCCGCCTCCTTCGCGCAGTATACCCCGGCCGCCCTGCGCATCATGGACCGCGCCGGCTGGAAGTGA
- a CDS encoding ABC transporter ATP-binding protein, translated as MTTPPASPTTTGRVSITDVSHHYGRHQVLAGVSLTVEPQEVVCILGPSGCGKSTLLRLVSGLETLQAGSIAVGDTLLAEAGYGLPPERRPVGMMFQDFALFPHLTVAGNIEFGQQHRPRAERRRRTEELLAMVNLSDYAGSYPHMLSGGQQQRVALARAMARDPAVLLLDEPFSALDEQLRRSVREEVVRLIRATGVATLVVTHDPEEAMEIGSRVVVMADGRVVQADTPRQLYRNPANSFVARLFGEVNRFEATVDGGELATPFGRIPAPALSSGTRVEVACRIEDLELAPAKRAPDGLRVRVRHANFLGASTRVCLDALGPAGEPAGGFRSEIHARLPGLVEVTPGEELVARVEPRRLMVFPAA; from the coding sequence ATGACCACTCCCCCTGCCTCCCCGACCACGACCGGCCGCGTCTCCATCACCGACGTTTCGCACCATTACGGCCGCCATCAGGTGCTGGCCGGCGTGTCGCTGACGGTCGAGCCGCAGGAGGTGGTGTGCATCCTGGGACCGTCCGGCTGCGGCAAATCCACGCTGCTGCGCCTGGTGAGCGGGCTGGAGACCCTGCAGGCGGGCAGCATCGCCGTGGGGGACACCCTGCTGGCGGAGGCGGGGTACGGGCTGCCGCCGGAGCGCCGGCCGGTCGGCATGATGTTCCAGGACTTCGCCCTGTTCCCCCACCTGACGGTCGCCGGCAACATCGAGTTCGGCCAGCAGCACCGTCCGCGCGCCGAGCGGCGCCGGCGGACGGAAGAACTGCTGGCGATGGTCAACCTGTCGGACTATGCCGGCAGCTATCCGCACATGCTCTCGGGCGGGCAGCAGCAGCGCGTGGCGCTGGCCCGCGCCATGGCGCGCGACCCGGCGGTTCTGCTGCTGGACGAGCCCTTCTCGGCGCTCGACGAGCAGCTTCGCCGCTCGGTGCGCGAGGAGGTGGTGCGGCTGATCCGCGCCACCGGCGTCGCCACCCTGGTGGTCACCCACGACCCCGAGGAGGCGATGGAGATCGGCAGCCGCGTGGTGGTGATGGCGGACGGCCGCGTCGTGCAGGCCGATACGCCGCGGCAGCTCTACCGCAACCCGGCCAACAGCTTCGTCGCGCGGCTGTTCGGCGAGGTGAACCGCTTCGAGGCGACGGTGGACGGCGGCGAGCTCGCCACCCCTTTCGGCCGCATCCCGGCGCCGGCGCTCTCCTCCGGCACCCGGGTCGAGGTCGCCTGCCGGATCGAGGATCTGGAGCTGGCGCCCGCCAAGCGCGCGCCGGACGGGCTGCGCGTCCGGGTGCGGCACGCCAACTTCCTCGGGGCCTCCACCCGCGTCTGCCTCGACGCCCTCGGCCCGGCGGGGGAGCCGGCGGGCGGCTTCCGGTCGGAGATCCACGCCCGGCTGCCGGGCCTCGTCGAGGTCACCCCCGGCGAGGAGCTGGTCGCCCGCGTCGAGCCGCGCCGGCTGATGGTGTTCCCGGCGGCATGA
- a CDS encoding CcdB family protein: protein MARFDVHRRLDGAGYLLDLQADILRDLNTRFVAPSLPLGEAPRPAAPLNPAFMPPGTPSAGAARRGRPAPRRG, encoded by the coding sequence ATGGCGCGGTTCGACGTCCACCGCCGTCTGGATGGAGCCGGCTATCTGCTCGACCTTCAGGCAGACATCCTTCGTGACCTGAACACACGGTTCGTGGCGCCGTCGCTGCCATTGGGCGAGGCGCCACGGCCGGCGGCTCCGCTCAACCCCGCCTTCATGCCGCCGGGAACACCATCAGCCGGCGCGGCTCGACGCGGGCGACCAGCTCCTCGCCGGGGGTGA
- a CDS encoding CsbD family protein, translating to MNSDRITGAGKELKGEIKKQAGDLTGDQEMKNSGRADKAEGKVDKVAGKVKDVLRGNE from the coding sequence ATGAACAGCGATCGCATCACCGGCGCCGGCAAGGAGCTGAAGGGCGAGATCAAGAAGCAGGCCGGCGACCTGACCGGCGACCAGGAGATGAAGAACTCCGGCCGCGCCGACAAGGCCGAGGGCAAGGTCGACAAGGTGGCGGGCAAGGTGAAGGACGTCCTGCGGGGGAACGAGTGA
- a CDS encoding HIT domain-containing protein, with protein sequence MFRLHERLAADTVPVTDLGLCRVLLMDNRVWPWLILVPMRPGLTEIHRLPAAERATLIEEIARASEAVERLFSPDKLNVGALGNMVPQLHVHVIGRTRGDPAWPGPVWGSGHAAPYDPAERDALAGQLRAALAGPWP encoded by the coding sequence ATGTTCCGCCTGCATGAACGGCTTGCCGCCGATACGGTTCCTGTGACGGATCTGGGACTGTGCCGCGTGCTCCTGATGGACAACCGCGTGTGGCCCTGGCTGATCCTGGTGCCGATGCGCCCCGGCCTGACGGAGATCCACCGCCTGCCCGCCGCCGAGCGGGCGACGCTGATCGAGGAGATCGCCCGGGCGTCGGAGGCGGTGGAGCGGCTGTTCTCCCCCGACAAGCTGAATGTCGGGGCGCTCGGCAACATGGTGCCGCAGCTCCATGTCCACGTCATCGGCCGCACCCGCGGCGACCCCGCCTGGCCCGGCCCGGTCTGGGGCTCCGGCCATGCCGCCCCCTACGACCCGGCGGAGCGCGACGCGCTGGCCGGCCAGCTGCGGGCCGCCCTTGCCGGACCGTGGCCGTAA
- a CDS encoding glycosyltransferase family 2 protein produces MAALDGSVKGVRTYSTTDGSELVAPIARKYGLPVTAGAWIAGKPEIDEPEISGLIKLARANANVKRVLVGNEAILRTDVTVPQAIDYIRRVKKKVNVPVSTAEPWHVWLAHPELVEAVDFIAVHLLPYWEGLPIDQSVDYAMLRYNELKTKYPGKHILISEIGWPADGPWRRGAEASQVNQAKFIRNFLNVAAQNKLDYFIMEAFDQPWKREIEGTAGTSWGLWDANRNPKFPMIGGVQELRNWPIMCGTAIALGFLPLVFFLWRRDDLKMGGQLFYGALIQAVASVLVLTVSAASAAGLAVTTEIAWGLLIFCQLVLFAVMLIDGLELTEVVWQARFKRRFQPCSAAPGPNAAKVSIHVPCYNEPPHMVIQTLDALARLDYPNYEVLLLDNNTRDPEVWKPVEAYCRQLGPRFRFFHLDNWPGFKAGALNFGLAQTAPDAEHIAVIDSDYQVHPDWLKATIPHFDRPEVGFVQSPQDYREWDHDLFQRMINWEYAGFFHIGMIQRNERNAIIQHGTMTIIRKSALEKVGRWGEWCITEDADLGLRLFEHGYEAVYMPESYGKGLVPDSFSAYKTQRFRWAYGAVQILKHHWRDLLPTGKRLTAGQKYHFVTGWLPWFADAAHMIFGIAGILWSVGLLAFPKYFEFPPNAFMIPTLSVFAFKVGASLWLYEARVKCGFWDKVGAAIAGMALTHTVGRAMWLGIFTSGRPFVRTPKCENQPALMQAFLMAREELVLLVSLWGAATAIVMVFGHENRDAFMWSGLLVVQSLPYLSAFITALINVFPNLNLGNRRPQPAGDQTAGDKAAGGTVGAGAD; encoded by the coding sequence ATGGCCGCGCTCGACGGCTCGGTGAAGGGGGTCCGCACCTATTCGACCACCGACGGGTCCGAGCTGGTCGCCCCCATCGCCAGGAAGTACGGGCTGCCCGTGACGGCCGGCGCCTGGATCGCCGGCAAACCCGAGATCGACGAGCCGGAAATCTCCGGCCTGATCAAGCTGGCCCGCGCCAACGCCAACGTGAAGCGCGTGCTGGTCGGCAACGAGGCCATCCTGCGCACCGACGTGACCGTCCCGCAGGCCATCGACTACATCAGGCGCGTCAAGAAGAAGGTCAACGTCCCGGTCTCCACCGCCGAGCCGTGGCACGTCTGGCTGGCGCATCCCGAGCTGGTGGAGGCGGTGGACTTCATCGCCGTGCACCTGCTGCCCTACTGGGAAGGGCTGCCGATCGACCAGTCGGTCGACTACGCGATGCTGCGCTACAACGAGCTGAAGACGAAGTATCCCGGCAAGCACATCCTGATCTCGGAAATCGGCTGGCCGGCCGACGGGCCGTGGCGCCGCGGGGCGGAGGCGAGCCAGGTCAACCAGGCGAAGTTCATCCGCAACTTCCTGAACGTCGCGGCGCAGAACAAGCTCGACTACTTCATCATGGAGGCCTTCGACCAGCCCTGGAAGCGCGAGATCGAGGGCACGGCGGGCACGAGCTGGGGCCTGTGGGACGCCAACCGCAACCCGAAGTTCCCGATGATCGGCGGCGTGCAGGAGCTGCGCAACTGGCCGATCATGTGCGGCACCGCCATCGCGCTGGGCTTCCTGCCGCTGGTCTTCTTCCTGTGGCGGCGCGACGACCTGAAGATGGGCGGCCAGCTCTTCTACGGCGCGCTGATCCAGGCGGTGGCCTCGGTGCTGGTCCTGACGGTCAGCGCCGCCTCGGCCGCCGGCCTCGCCGTCACGACCGAGATCGCCTGGGGCCTGCTGATCTTCTGCCAGCTCGTGCTGTTCGCCGTGATGCTGATCGACGGGCTGGAACTGACCGAGGTGGTCTGGCAGGCGCGCTTCAAGCGGCGCTTCCAGCCCTGCTCCGCCGCGCCCGGCCCCAACGCGGCCAAGGTGTCGATCCATGTGCCCTGCTACAACGAGCCGCCGCACATGGTCATCCAGACGCTGGACGCGCTGGCCCGGCTCGACTATCCGAACTACGAGGTGCTGCTGCTCGACAACAACACCAGGGATCCGGAGGTCTGGAAGCCGGTCGAGGCCTATTGCAGGCAGCTCGGGCCCAGGTTCCGCTTCTTCCACCTGGACAACTGGCCGGGCTTCAAGGCCGGCGCGCTGAACTTCGGCCTCGCCCAGACGGCTCCGGACGCCGAGCACATCGCGGTCATCGACAGCGACTACCAGGTCCATCCCGACTGGCTGAAGGCGACCATCCCGCACTTCGACCGGCCGGAGGTCGGCTTCGTCCAGTCGCCGCAGGACTATCGCGAGTGGGACCACGACCTGTTCCAGCGGATGATCAACTGGGAATATGCCGGCTTCTTCCACATCGGCATGATCCAGCGCAACGAGCGCAACGCGATCATCCAGCACGGCACCATGACCATCATCCGCAAGTCGGCGCTGGAGAAGGTCGGCCGCTGGGGCGAGTGGTGCATCACCGAGGACGCCGACCTCGGCCTGCGCCTGTTCGAGCATGGCTATGAGGCCGTCTACATGCCGGAGAGCTACGGCAAGGGCCTCGTCCCCGACAGCTTCTCCGCCTACAAGACGCAGCGCTTCCGCTGGGCCTACGGCGCGGTGCAGATCCTGAAGCACCACTGGCGCGACCTGCTGCCGACCGGCAAGCGGCTGACCGCCGGGCAGAAGTACCATTTCGTGACCGGCTGGCTGCCCTGGTTCGCCGACGCCGCCCACATGATCTTCGGCATCGCCGGCATCCTGTGGTCGGTCGGCCTGCTGGCCTTCCCGAAATATTTCGAGTTCCCGCCCAACGCCTTCATGATCCCGACGCTGAGCGTCTTCGCCTTCAAGGTCGGCGCCAGCCTGTGGCTCTACGAGGCGCGGGTGAAGTGCGGCTTCTGGGACAAGGTCGGCGCCGCCATCGCCGGCATGGCGCTGACCCATACGGTGGGCCGCGCCATGTGGCTCGGCATCTTCACCTCCGGCCGCCCCTTCGTCCGCACGCCGAAGTGCGAGAACCAGCCGGCGCTGATGCAGGCCTTCCTGATGGCGCGCGAGGAACTGGTCCTGCTGGTGTCGCTGTGGGGGGCCGCGACCGCCATCGTCATGGTCTTCGGCCATGAGAACCGCGACGCCTTCATGTGGTCGGGCCTGCTGGTGGTGCAGTCGCTGCCCTACCTGTCGGCCTTCATCACGGCGCTGATCAACGTCTTCCCCAACCTGAACCTGGGCAACCGCCGGCCCCAGCCGGCCGGCGACCAGACCGCCGGCGACAAGGCGGCGGGCGGCACGGTGGGCGCCGGGGCGGACTGA